In Bactrocera dorsalis isolate Fly_Bdor unplaced genomic scaffold, ASM2337382v1 BdCtg433, whole genome shotgun sequence, the following proteins share a genomic window:
- the LOC125780297 gene encoding uncharacterized protein LOC125780297 translates to MDVDMASSSTPTMRSAISAPRAEAAPIAAPRTNTAPAAPRTTTGSTATTAPRQSTPALPADLQLIRCPLCRRPHRLSHCGIFKGMPPMQRQQVAQAHGYCLNCLATSHATQECPSPNRCQICVRAHHTMLHRIPRRDSRRPPAPRTSGNVRRSQRTPVTAYRRRGPSAAESRPWRHNRATSTRRHQLSPQSRRSTGLSSVVATLQQLQRLLG, encoded by the coding sequence ATGGACGTGGATATGGCATCATCGTCAACGCCAACCATGCGTTCGGCAATTTCCGCCCCTCGCGCTGAAGCTGCCCCAATAGCAGCACCCCGGACCAACACTGCACCGGCAGCGCCTCGAACAACAACAGGCTCCACCGCGACAACGGCTCCGCGTCAAAGCACGCCAGCATTACCAGCGGATTTGCAACTAATTCGCTGCCCATTATGCCGCCGCCCTCATCGGCTATCGCACTGCGGTATCTTCAAAGGCATGCCGCCGATGCAACGCCAGCAGGTGGCACAGGCGCACGGGTATTGCCTGAATTGTCTGGCAACTTCCCACGCAACTCAGGAGTGCCCATCACCTAATCGTTGCCAAATCTGTGTGCGGGCTCATCATACGATGCTGCACCGCATTCCCAGACGCGACTCCCGGCGCCCACCGGCTCCTCGCACCAGTGGTAACGTCAGGCGTTCCCAAAGGACTCCTGTGACGGCATACCGCCGCCGCGGACCCTCTGCAGCAGAATCCCGTCCTTGGCGCCATAACCGGGCAACATCAACAAGACGCCATCAGCTTAGTCCGCAATCCCGCCGGTCAACAGGTCTCAGCAGCGTGGTAGCAACGCTCCAGCAGCTACAGCGGCTTCTAGGCTaa